In Fibrobacter sp. UWB13, the genomic window GCTCGAAGAAAAGGGCTTCACCTACCGCACCTCTGACGGCATCTACTTCGACAGCCTCAAGTTCCCGCGCTATGCCGACTTTGCCCGCCTCGACGTGGAAAATCTCCGCAAGGGTAGCCGCATCGACATGGGCGAAAAGCACAACGCTACAGACTTCGCACTCTGGAAGTTCAGCCCGACTGACAAGAAGCGCGCTATGGAATGGGACAGCCCGTGGGGCGTTGGATTCCCGGGTTGGCACATCGAATGCTCCGCCATGGCAATGAAGTACAACGGCCCGACGCTCGACATTCACTGCGGCGGTACGGACCACATCCGCGTGCACCACACGAACGAAATCGCCCAGAGCGAATGCGCCAACGGCGTTCAGTTCAGCCGCTTCTGGATGCACGGTGAATTCCTCCGCACCGCAAGCGAAGAAAAGCTTGAAGATGGTACGACCGAACAGAAGTTCGGCAAGATGAGCAAGTCCTCGGGCGAATTCTTGACCGTCACGCTCCTCATGGAACGCGGCTTCAACCCGCTCGACTACCGCTACTTTGCACTCGGCAGCCACTACCGCAACTACCTGAACTTCACTTGGGAAGCCCTCACCGGTGCCAAGGAAGCCTTCAAGAGCTTGCACAAGAAGACGGACCCGCTGATTGGCAAGGCAACCGCTATCGAAAGCGAAGCTGCCAAGGCTTTCCAGCAGGAATTCAAGGACGCGATCGGTGACGACCTCAACATGCCTCGCGCACTCGGCATCATGAACACGATGCTCAAGAGCGACATCGATGACGGCGAAAAGGCTGCACTCGTAGCTGACTTCGACAAGATCTTTGGTCTCAAGCTTGACCAGCCGCGCGAAGAATACGTGAAGAAGGGCGCAAACGACAACATCGATACCGCTAAGATCGAAGCTTTGATCGCAGCCCGCAAGGAAGCTCGCGCCAACAAGAACTGGGCCGAAAGCGACCGCATCCGTGATGAACTTGCCGCGATGAACATCGTGATCAAGGACTCTAAGGAAGGCACGACCTGGAGCGTGAAGGAATAAGCCATTTTCCTCCTCGTTGTCATATACGTTGCATTTATTGGGCTAGGTCTCCCCGACACCATTCTTGGGGCGGCTTGGCCCTTAATGCATTTAGACCTCAAAACGCCGATTTCTGCGGCGGGTATTCTTTCCATTATCGCCTCGCTCGGGACAATTGTCTCTAGCCTCTGCACCCCAAAATTTCTCCGCGTTTTAGGCACAGGAAAACTCGTCGCCTACAGCATTGCGCTTACCGCAATTGCCTCGCTCGGTTACGGCTTTGCGGACTCGTTCAACATTCTTTGCCTTTGGGCGATTCCGATGGGCATTGGCGCAGGCGCCGTCGACGTGGCGATGAACAACTTTGCCGCCATTTATCTGGAATCCAAGCACACGAACTGGCTGCACGCAAGCTGGGGCATCGGAGCAACGCTCGGGCCATCGCTCCTTTCGTTCTCGATTTTGACCGGTAACGGTTGGCGCGGATCATACGAATATGTCGCCGCAAGCCTCACCGCAATTTTCGTGTTGATTCTTATTTCGCTCCCGCTGTGGAAAAAAACGGAAGCGCGTGGAGGGCTCTCGGAAAACGTCACCATCCCGACGAATTCCGAGAATGCGAAAGCCGCGAGCCCCGGAAACACGCCGAGAACTGCCGCGCCCCCTGACAACAACGCAAATAATGCGCCGCACATCAGCATTCGCGAGGCACTCCACGTCCCGGGAATGAAGCTTTCGTTCCTCACGTTCTTCTTTTATTCGGCACTCGAAATTTCGACTAGTCTTTGGTGCGGCACCTACCTCATCGCTTGCGGATTCAAACCCGAAATCGGAGCATTCATCGTTTCGCTCATGTTTGCATCCGTGATGATTGGCCGCATTGCAAGCGGATTTTTTGCGATTAAGTTCACCGACCATCGCCTGATTTACGCCGGGATTTTCATCGTCGCCGCAGGCTGCCTTGTGCTTTCACTCCCGCTTCCGCTATGGATGCAGCCCGTTTGCATTTGTCTACTCGGACTCGGTTGCGCCCCTGTTTATCCATCACTAATTCACGCCACCCCTGCGCGTTTCGGCGAATCGCTCTCCAGCCAAGCCATCAGCATCCAGCTCGCCGGCTCCTACATCGGTTCAATCTTGATGCCGCCCGCATTTGGTCTCGTTGCAGCTAAATTCACCGTCCATCTTTGGCCGATTTCACTCTCGATTTTTGTCGGATTGTTACTTTTATGCGTGTGCCTGCTGGACTACGTGACGCACAAAAAACTGAACAAGTCTTACGCCCGCGAACGCGTCATTGACATTCTCCACACGGTTTCGATGGAAACTCTCAAACGGGAACGTCGCATACAACGTCGTTTACGCAATCGCCAAAAGAAACGTTAGGGGTTTATTATGGAAATAAAGCAATTTGTATTCAATCCGTTCGGAGTGAACTGCTATATCCTGAGCAACAGCAAGGGCGAAGCCATTTTAATTGACCCGAGCGTGAGCAATGCCCGTGAACAGGCGGCACTTACAGACTACCTCAAGAGCGAAAATCTGAAAGTCGTACGCGTTTTGAATACGCATTTGCACTTGGATCACGTCCTCGGGAACGCATTTGCAGAGCGCACTTTTGGCATCAAGGCCGAAGCGCACAAAGACGACACTTTTCTTCTCGATGCGCAAAAAGAACAGAGCCAAATGTTCGGCCTCCCGTGCAACGATTTAGCCCCCGCGTTGGGCAATTATCTGAGCGATGGCGACATCGTCGAAATTGCAGAAATCCGTCTGCAAGTGATTCACGTCGCTGGGCATTCCCCGGGCGGTCTTGCCTTCTTCTGCGAAAATCCGGGCAAAGTCAACGGACAAGACAACGTTCCGCCGCTCCTTTTCCCAGGCGACATCATTTTCGCAGGGAGCCGAGGTCGCAGCGACCTCTACGGCGGTGACGAATTCGCCCTCGTGAGCGGCATCAAGTCAAAGCTCCTCACACTCCCGGCAGAGACCGTTGTATTCCCCGGCCATGGGCCAAGCACAACCATTGGCAACGAGAAGATGTGGTATTAACCCTTCGACAGGCTCAGGGACCTTTGTTATGAGCAACAACGGGCAAGCGAGAATCGGTTGGATTGACGAGTTCAAGGGATTCGTTCTTTTGCTCGTTTGCCTGTTCCACATTGAGCAAAATTTCCCGAACGCGCACCTGGGAATGTATCACTTGAGCGCACTGCGCATGTCGGCATTTTTCTTTATTTCGGGATTTCTTTTTAGCACAAAACGCTTTACCAATTTCAAAAGTTACTTTACCCACAAAACGCGGGTTCTGTTAGTTCCGTATCTTTATCTTTCATTCCTATTTTTCGCCATCGACCCGGTCGTTTACAACTTTACTTTGTTCCCGAAATCGCCCACAATGATGGTCGTGAATACCATTCCCGACATCAACAACACATGGCAATACATCTATTGGAACATTGCTAAAATTTTCATCGCCGGGAAATCTTCCGTTGGCGCAGGGCCACTGTGGTTTGTGTTCACTCTTTATTCCGTCAGCTTGCTTTTTTACCTGCTTCACGAGATTTCGAAAAAGCAAGTCAACCCCAAACTGTTTTTCGTCGTTATGGCAATAGAAGGGCTCCTTGGCGGTTGGCTCCTGAACGAGAATCACATTCACTTGCCGCTTGGCATCGAGCGCGACCTCACGATTTTATTCTTCTTCGGCTGCGGATATCTTTGCAAGGACCCCATCAAAAGAATCCACAACGCCATTTCTGCGAGTACAGCTCACGCCGCAAAAAACACAATCATCGTTGCCGCCATCGGAATCGCAAACTATATCGCCTACGCATTTTTGGAATCGCCAAGTCCGAATTTTAGCATCATGAACAACGACTTAGGCAAGAGCCTCCCCCAATTTGTCGCAAGTTCCATCACAGGCATTATCGGACTCATCGCCACGTTCCTGCTCGCAAGCAAGATTCCAGACATTGCACCCATCCGCATTTTCAAGGGAATACTCCGCAACATCTCCCGCAACGCGCTCGTAATTCTTGCAGTTCACTGGTGGATCGTCCTGATTTTGAGACTCTTTTTCAGGCCGCAAATCAACCAACCGGGAATCGCCTACATCGCCATCCCGATTCTAGCCCTCGGCACCATCGCCACCATCCCGCTTTTCCGCAGCAAGCTCCACCGCCTACTCGGCAAAGAAAAAATCAGCATTCGAGAAAGTTTAAACATTAAAGAATAATGAAAGACGTCATTGCACGTCATTGCACGTTATTGCACGTCGTGCATGACACTACGAGTATCAAATATGAGTCAACAAGTGGACTCCTGCTTGATACTCTTGTACGTCATTGTGCAAGCACAAGACTATCGACTCGGTCATATCCATGCAAGCATGGCTGCGACTCTCGTCTTAGACGTCATTGCGAGCGAAGCGAAGCAATCCACAAAGCAATCTATACACCGAGTTCAGAAAAAAGGTCTTTCCATTGAGGATTCATTGATTCAATCAATGCAATTTTCTTCTTTCTAGACCCACCTTTTATCTTTTTTTCTCTTTCAATAGCATCAACAACCGAAGTATGCTCTTCGAAATAACCTAATTGCGTAACATTATATTTTGCAGTAAATCCAGAAGTCAATGATTTGTGCTCCTGCATTCGTTTGATGAGATTCGAAGTCACACCTGTATATAACGTTCCATGCGGCTTATTGAAAAGAATGTAGGTGTATGATTTTTCTTGCATGAAAAGAACATACAAAAATTCTTGTGGATTGCTTCGTCCTAACGGACTCGCAATGACGTACAAAGCGAGTGCAGCGATCTACAAATACCGTTTCACCGACGGTCTCTGTTCTTGTTCCGGCTTTTTCTTGGGCACGTAGATTTTTACGGCGTACACGTTAAAGTCCGTCTCGGCAACGATATCGCCTTCTTGCAAGTCTTCATAGACGTCGATTTCAATTTCGACACCATCGCGTGCGATGCAGCGGATAGAACGCGCCGTCAGTTCCTCGCGCAAAAGAGGAACGTCAACGACCTTCTTGTAAGTGCCGTGATGAGTCGTACCAAGAATTCGATTGCAAAGCATGGAATGCAATATAGAAATATTGCTATCTTATCACCTAACCATGGCTCGCGCACGTAAGACAATCACTCCTGATCCGTATGCAAAACCGATAGCGAAACCGCTACCGCCTTCCAAGAGCTTGCCCGGAAAGCTCAAGCAGTTCCAGGCGCCCACGCGTGCGGATTTCGACCTCGTAAGTCCTTACGGTGCCGCAGGCGACCAGCCCAAAGCCATCGAAGAGTTGACCGAGGGTTTCAAGAACGGCGAACAGTTCCAGACGCTTCTCGGCGTGACCGGTTCCGGCAAGACATTCACGATGGCAAACGTCATCAAGAATGTCGGAAAGCCGACGCTCATCCTCACGCACAACAAGACGCTCGCCGCCCAGCTTTACCAAGAATTCAAGTCGTTCTTCCCGAACAATGCGGTGGAATACTTCGTCAGCTATTACGATTACTTCCAGCCCGAAGCGTACATTCCACACACGGACACATTCATCGAAAAAGACGCGAGCATCAACGATGAAATCGACAAGCTCCGTCTGCGAGCAACGGCCAACCTCCTCACCCGCCGCGATGTCATCATCGTTGCTTCCGTGAGCTGCATTTACGGTTTGGGAAGCCCGAGCGAATACTTCGACTTGATGGTCCGTATCAAGAAGGGCGACATTTACGACCGCGACAAGATTCTGCGTGACCTTGTCCACATCCAGTATTCCCGCAACGACTTCAGCCTCGACCGAGGCTCATTCCGCGTTCGCGGTGATGTGATCGAAGTCCACCCGAGCTACGACGAAGATGGGCTGCGCATTGAACTTTTCGGCGATGAAGTCGACCGCCTTTACCGTTTCAACATCGTCACGGGCGAAGTCATCAAGGAAGTCGAAGAACTTACCATCGCCCCCGCAAAGCACTTTGTGACCAAAGAAGAAAACCGCGCGGGCATGTTGCAACGCATCCAGATGGAACTCACCGACCGCCTCGCCGAGCTAGACAAGGAAGGCAAGGTTCTCGAATCCGCTCGCCTTTCGAGCCGCACCCGCTACGACATGGAAATGCTCCGCGAAACGGGCATGTGCAACGGCATCGAAAACTACTCGCGCATCATCGAAGACCGCGCTCCGGGCACACGCCCATTCACACTCATCGACTACTTTGGCGACGATTGGCTTTTGATGATTGACGAATCGCACGTGAGCATCCCGCAAGTGGGCGGCATGGCCGAAGGCGACAAGTCCCGCAAAACCACGCTCGTGCAATACGGGTTCCGCCTCCCCTGTGCTCTCGACAACCGCCCGATGAACTTCGCCGAATTCGAGTACATGTACCCGAAGCAAGTGCTTTTTGTGAGCGCCACCCCCGGCGACTACGAACTCAAAAAGACTAACGGCGTTGTCACGGAACAGATCAACCGCCCGACCGGGCTTTTGGACCCAAAGATTGAACTGTTCCCAATCCAGGGCCAAATGGACGTACTCCTGTACCGCATCGAAGAAGTCGTCAAAAACGGCGACCGTGTGCTCGTCACGACGCTTACCAAGAAGATGGCGCAAGACCTCACGGAATTTTTCATCGAAGCAGGCGTCCGCGCCAAGTACCTCCATAGCGACATCAAGACGCTCGAACGCCACGAGCTCATCCGCGGACTGCGTAGCGGCGAATACGACGTGCTCGTGGGCATCAACCTCTTACGCGAAGGCCTCGACCTCCCCGAAGTGAGCATGGTCGCGATTCTCGATGCCGACAAGGAAGGTTTCCTCCGCAACTACAGGAGCCTCATCCAGACGATGGGCCGCGCAAGCCGCAACGTGAACGGCACAGTGCTTTTGTTCGCAGACAATATGACTGAAAGTCTGCAAAAGGCTATCGACGAGACGAACCGCCGCCGCGGTCTCCAGGAAGAATTCAACAAGGAACACGGAATTACCCCGAAGTCCGTCACCCGCAAGATCGAAGAAGACCTGCGAATCATCGACCCCTTGGGCGATATCGGCGACGACACCACCGACAGCGAAGATGATTGGGAAGACAAACCGGGTATCCGCCCGATGGAACCTTTACAGCCCTCGCGCTTTAGGAAGAGTTCCACAAAGAAAGCAGCAGCCCCCGGCGCACATTCTGGAGCACCGTCCAAAGCATCCGAGTCCAAGCTCGCCGACCTGGAACGCCAAATGAAAGAAGCGGCAGCCCGCCTCGACTTCGAAGAAGCCGCTCGAATCCGCGATATTATACGCTCGCTCGACGCATAGTGTATAATTTCGTTTACAGATTTATTATAATATTCGTCACACTCTATACCGCGCTTATTACGCCATGTAATTTTATTTTTGTATTATTATAAAAAGTTAAATACTTGGTGCTTTTTGCCCAAATTTTGTTTATTTTCACTTTAAGATTACATAGAAAGGGTTTTACAATGAGTTCTAAATTTACAACGCCTCTTATTCTCAGCTCCGCACTCGCCTTGAGTGCATTTGGTCTTATCGCTTGCGGTGAAGACAGCAATCCGACCGTTTCTTCCCAGCCGGGAACCTCTTCTTCCTATGTTCCGCCTGAAATTCCGCAAGAAACTGCAACTACAACAATCCTTTTCCTGAATACCGGAGTAAGCTCCACTCTTATTAATAGAGTTGACTTCACTGGTACTGTAAAGCTCGACTTCAGCGATACAACCGCAAACTTCGACGTTAACGCAGCCCGTTTCACGGACATCCAGTTCTTTGTAGAAAGCGCATCAAAGACAAGCACTGGTTCTATAAAGACCCAGAGCGCTACTTTGGACGCAGCATACTTTGCCGCAACTCCGGTTACGACCATCAACTTCGACCAGATCGGTCTCTATGCAGACCTTAACGATGGTTACACTGAATGTGGTAACTTCAACCTCATTATTGCAGCAATCGCCTCTACGGCAACGGCAACGGGCGAAACTTTGCAGTCTGTCTCCAGAGACACGATTCTGTTCGTCCGTGACGAAGAAAACTGCAAGATTCCGGAAAGCTCCTCTTCAAGTGTCGTTGTTCCGGGCGCACCGCTCGCAGTTGCAACCACTGTTCTTAACACAAAGTCTGCCAAGTGCCTCACTTTTGCTACCGGCACCACTGGTGATACCGGTGATATCTGCATCAGCCGCGTTGGCAAGGACGCCTTCACGCTTTCTAGCGGCACGGGTCTGAAGTTCGCCTTCTACACCAACCCGAACGACGCAGACAGAACGAACGACTGGACTAGCGAACATTTACCGGCATCTCCGACTACAGACAATTTCAAGTACAAGTCAGAAGCCTTGAAGGAAACCATCGCCAACTACTTGAACGAATTGGAAGTGTTCACGGTCGGCATTGCTGACACTTACGTTCCGAACTCCGGTTCTGCAGTAGGCTTCTATGCATTCGTTGTGAGTGACGTGTCCACCCCGGACGGCAACGGCGACGTTTCGATCAATCTGACCTACCTCAAGGCACAGTAATCTAAAACGAAAACGCTTTGAAAAAAGACCTCCCCCGTGGAGGTCTTTTTTGTAGTCTTCCTTTTTGCCTACATGTTATTCCCGGCGCCTGTCCTCGCGCCTGTCCTCGCTTGACGGGGATGACCGGGAATCTCCTTTTGACACTCTTCGAGTGTCTTTTGCGAGGCTCGGAAGTGGGCCTGTAAACAGTCCCGTTTCACTCGCCTTACGCAAAAGTTTCTAAATTTGCGCTCCTTCGGAGTGCATTTGGCATCTACGATGCCATGCAGCTGCATTTCGGCCATAGGTAATGTAAACATTACCTGCGGCACTCAATTTGCACGCATTTAATACGGCTCGGCAATGTCAAAACAACAAGTTGTTTTGACGTCTTCGACGTCAGTGGCTACGGCTCGCAAATGCAAAAACAAGTTTTTGCGCTTTCTCACCTTGCACACTTTTGCCGCTGCGCTCGCCTTTTACTAAATTTGTCGCGTAACATTTTAATGGAGTAAATATGCTCAAGAAACTTTCCAACTTCCCTGGCATCAAGGGCCCGGTCGTCACCATCGTGATGGACGGTTTTGGTATCACCGATAAGGTCGAAGGCAACGCCATCAAGGCAGCCCGCACCCCGACTCTCGACAACCTCTTCAAGATGTACCCGAACGTTCTCTTGAAGGCTCACGGTCGCGCTGTCGGTATGCCGACCAACGAAGACATGGGTAACTCCGAAGTCGGCCACAACGCAATCGGTGCTGGCCAGGTTTACAACCAGGGTGCAGCCCTCGTTGCAGACGCCATCAACAGCGGCGACATCTTCGGCCGTGACGCTTGGAAGGAAATCTCCGGCAACGTTCGTGAAAAGAACACCGTTCTCCACTTCATCGGCCTCTTCAGCGATGGTAACGTTCACTCCAACATCGCTCACCTCAAGGCTATGGTTGCCCAGGCCAAGAAGGAAGGCGTCAAGAAGGTTCGCGTTCACATCCTCCTCGACGGTCGTGACGTTCCGGAAACCTCCGCTCTCGATTACGTCGGCCCGTTTGAAAAGTTCCTCGACGAACTCCGCTCTCCGGAATTCGACGTTTGCATCGCTTCTGGCGGTGGACGTATGCAGATCACCATGGACCGTTACAATGCTAACTGGAAGATGGTGGAACTCGGCTGGAAGACCCACGTGCTCGGCGAAGGCCGCTACTTCGACAACGCTACGCAGGCTATCGAAACCCTCCGCGGCGAAACCAAGGCTATTGACCAGGACCTCCCGCCGTTCGTGATTGCTAAGGACGGCGCTCCGGTTGGCACCATCAACGATGGCGACTCCGTGGTGTTCTTCAACTTCCGTGGCGACCGCGCTATCGAAATCACGCGCGCCTTCGAAGAAGAATCCTTCAATGAATTTGACCGCAAGCGCTTCCCGCACGTCTGCTACGCAGGCATGCTCCAGTACGACGGCGACCTCAAGCTCCCGAATCGCTTCCTCGTTCCGCCTCCGGCAATCAAGGAAACCAGCGGCGAATGGCTCTCTGAAACCGGCGTCAAGCAGTTCGCTTGCTCCGAAACGCAGAAGTACGGCCACGTCACTTACTTCTGGAATGGTAACCGTTCCAGCAAGTTCGACGGCGAAACCTACCTCGAAATCGAATCTGACGTTGTTCCGTTCGAACAGCGCCCGTGGATGAAGGCTGCCGAAATCACCGACGCCATGATCGAAGCTTTGAAGAGCGGCAAGTACCAGACTCTCCGCTGCAACTTCCCGAACGGCGACATGGTGGGCCATACCGGTTCCTTCCGCGCTGCTACCATGGCTATCGAAGCTGTGGATATCGGCCTCGCCCGTTTGCTCCCGGTAATCGACGCCCTCGGTGGTGTTGCTATCATCACGGCTGACCACGGTAACGCCGACGAAATGTACGAAATCGACAAGAAGACCGGCATGCCGAAGGTCAACAAGGATGGTTCCTTCAAGGCCAAGACGAGCCACACCCTCAACAAGGTGCCGTGCATCCTTTACGATAACGTCACTGGCGGCAAGCTCGGCCTCAAGGAAGGCGACTGGGGCCTTTCCAACATCGCTGCTACGACGGCCAACCTCCTCGGCCTCGAAAAGCACGAAGCTTGGGACGATTCCATGCTCATCATCAAGTAAGAGCCGCACAAGTTGCTTCGGCAAGCTCAGCAAACTTACAAGTGCCCTGAGCCCGCCGAAGGGCAATACTAAAAGGGAACCCGCAAGGGTTCCTTTTTTCTTTGTTCAAAAAAAATTGTATATTAACCGAGCTAATTACGATTTTTCAAGGAGTTTCGTTTATGCACAAATTTCATATTCCCTTTTTACTAGTTGCATGCATGGCAACATCAGCATTTTGGGGATGCGGAAGCGATTCCAACGACGAAGACGATAGTTTTGTCAATGTTGGCGGCCAGCTTTGGTCTAAGGAAAATTTAAACATCCCAATCGAAGGAAGCTTCTGCTACGACAGCCTCTCCACCAACTGCGAAAAATACGGCAGGCTTTATACGTGGACCATGGCAATGAACATAGACGAAAGCTACGCAACAACAGAGCTCGGCAAAATCAAGTTACCACATCAAGGAATTTGCCCCGCAGGTAGCCACCTTCCAAGCCTTTCTGAATGGCAGCAGTTAGACGACTACCTCAACAAGCACCCTTCAGAAAAAGAGCTTTTCTTGAACCAAATCGGCGGATTCTACCGTCCTAATAGCGGCTTTTCAAACGAAAATATCGAATTGCTAATGTGGACATCAACCGAATACGACTACTCCGATCGACCCTACGCCGACAAATACAACTTCGCCTGGCTTGTCGTTCACCGCAAAAATTTAACGACAACGCAAGACAATCCAGTCAAGCAAGTCAGTGCATCCGTCCGTTGCATCAAGAATAAATAGCAAAACCATTCTGAATAGAAAAGGGCCCCCAAAGGGGTCCTTTTTTACATTTCTTGAGATAGTTCACAAGTTGCAAAAAAAAATTTTCATTTTGATTCTAAAAAACCTATCTTTATTTATAAAAACGAAGTTGGAATGAGGAATTAAAATGAGTTTTAATTCTAGAGAGGGTTTTACCCTCATTGAGCTAATGGTATACATAGCTCTTCTTGGTGGTATAGTCCTTATAGCAGGACGAGCTTTTAGCGATAGCACTAAAATGCGTGTACGTACCCAGAGTATGTTACAGGCATCCCAGACCGTCGGAAACGTCGGTACAATACTCAAAGACGACATAGCCCAGCTAGGTGCAAAAAGCTCAAAAGAAGCTGGCGGCGGAACCATGGATGTGTTCAGCACCGACCATATTCACGATGTTTACATGGATCCCGATGCTACAGAAGATGCAGACAAGGATTCATCTTCATTCACAATCGTCAAAAACGATGACGGAGACGGCAGGGACAAGATCACCATGCGCCGTCTGCGCTATTCCGATGCAGGCGTCTACCAGGCCGTCGAAGAAGTGACCTGGTTCCTTGAAGACCGCGTCCTTAAGAGATCTTGCAAAAGCACAAGCGCCCTGGTCGAAGATGCAGAATGCCCATCGGAAAACGCTAGCGTGGTTACAATCGCAGAACACGTGGACAAGTTCTCGCTCACGCCCGCAAAGCCCACTACAGAAGTGGCCTCCGTCAGCGTACTCCCCTCATCCAGCGAATCAGACAAGAACTTTAAACTGGTTTCCCGTTTTGGCGATGAAAACTTCGAGCCAGTAACGATTACCCCCGAAGAAGGCGGCACGTCTATTAAGCTTTCAGGCTTTTCCATGAATTACAACTTTACCACCAGCGAACCGATTAGCAATCCGGACATGATCAAGGCGAATCAGGTTTTCGTTTCCAGTCTCGGAAGCAGCTTGTGTTCCTGGGGAGCCCAGTGCATCCAGGTCACCTTAAGCCCCTATATTGAATACGAAATTTCATTTTCGATGCCCTATACCGCAACGGATGACCCCAGCAGAATGTTCTGCCCAGGCAGGGACCACATGGCTGTAGGCTTCAGGTATGCCGAGAACGGCAACAAGCTCGACGGGCTGAGCGATTTTCAGTTCTACCCGCCAACCGTCGGCGATGAGCGCGACACGGGGCTCCGCAAGATGCGCTTTACGACAAACACGACTTATGAAAACGTCTGTCTAGGATTCACTTTCGTCAGTTTCTCTCCTGTAGCCTCTTCAGGGAACATCACCATTTCAAACGTCAGGCTCCGAAAGGTTCCAAGTTCAAACTATACATTCACGGACGAGGCGATTGCAACAGCCGACAAGAAAAACGTAAAAGCCATCAAGCTGGAGCTATCCATCAACAAGAATGGCGAAGCCGGAGCCGAGACAGCAATTATATCAATCCCAAGCAACGGCCCAAGAGATTAAAAAAAATTGAGGAGTGTGGTTATGTTTAGTAAAAAAGGTATTTCTCTTGTAACAGTTCTCCTGTTTATGCTCGTCGCTACAATCGCAGCGACAGCGACATTCAAGTGGCTCACTTCCGAGAACCGTTCTTCAGCAACGAGAATGCAGACTCAAGAAGCCCGCCAGAGCGCCATCGCCGGCATCCAAAGCACCAGAGCCTGGATGACCAACAACGCAAACGAAGTCGGCGCCCTTGTTCGCCAATACGTCCTCGGCAGGAAGCAGCCCATCTTGCTCAATAGCCGCGTTTCCCCGCACATCAGCAGCAAGCAGGATTTCAACGTCTGGCTGACCGGTGTTAGTGAAACCAACGGCTACTTCAAATTCAAGATTCTATCCGAAGGCATTGCGCGCAACAACTCAAAGCATACAGAAGCCGCAATCATCAACGTTTCAGGGCTTTACCAAGTATCAATTCCAGAAGCCGAAGAAGAGGAAACGTACAAGAGCATTGCCTATGACTACTCGTACTTTGGAGGTTCCATCTCGAACCATGGCGATGCCAAACTTTCATCCATGCTAATCAACGGAAACTGGTCGGGAAACCCGATTGGCATTGACAAGAACATCATCATCACAGGACATGCCTCACTTTCCGGTGACAACGTCGATATTTACGGAACAGGTTGCATCGGTGGAAACCTTTATGCAAACAACGGTTTCGATGCAAAAAATCTCTATGTACACGGAACATCCTATGATTTCGGTTCCAAAAATATCGAAACCAAAAAAGGCATAACAAACCACGCTTACTTCGATGGAGTAGTCATTCAATCTGCGAATGGTGAGAAAAAAATCACCGTCGGGGGCAACCTCACCATCAAAAATATTTTCAAGACGCACATGGGTACAGGAAGTTCTCCCGTCACCATCAACGGAAATCTTTGTGTTGACTCCGCAATATCCCAAATTGAAATTGGAGGCTCTGTAGGTAGCGGGGCAACGTACAATCAACCATTT contains:
- the gpmI gene encoding 2,3-bisphosphoglycerate-independent phosphoglycerate mutase, encoding MLKKLSNFPGIKGPVVTIVMDGFGITDKVEGNAIKAARTPTLDNLFKMYPNVLLKAHGRAVGMPTNEDMGNSEVGHNAIGAGQVYNQGAALVADAINSGDIFGRDAWKEISGNVREKNTVLHFIGLFSDGNVHSNIAHLKAMVAQAKKEGVKKVRVHILLDGRDVPETSALDYVGPFEKFLDELRSPEFDVCIASGGGRMQITMDRYNANWKMVELGWKTHVLGEGRYFDNATQAIETLRGETKAIDQDLPPFVIAKDGAPVGTINDGDSVVFFNFRGDRAIEITRAFEEESFNEFDRKRFPHVCYAGMLQYDGDLKLPNRFLVPPPAIKETSGEWLSETGVKQFACSETQKYGHVTYFWNGNRSSKFDGETYLEIESDVVPFEQRPWMKAAEITDAMIEALKSGKYQTLRCNFPNGDMVGHTGSFRAATMAIEAVDIGLARLLPVIDALGGVAIITADHGNADEMYEIDKKTGMPKVNKDGSFKAKTSHTLNKVPCILYDNVTGGKLGLKEGDWGLSNIAATTANLLGLEKHEAWDDSMLIIK
- the uvrB gene encoding excinuclease ABC subunit UvrB codes for the protein MARARKTITPDPYAKPIAKPLPPSKSLPGKLKQFQAPTRADFDLVSPYGAAGDQPKAIEELTEGFKNGEQFQTLLGVTGSGKTFTMANVIKNVGKPTLILTHNKTLAAQLYQEFKSFFPNNAVEYFVSYYDYFQPEAYIPHTDTFIEKDASINDEIDKLRLRATANLLTRRDVIIVASVSCIYGLGSPSEYFDLMVRIKKGDIYDRDKILRDLVHIQYSRNDFSLDRGSFRVRGDVIEVHPSYDEDGLRIELFGDEVDRLYRFNIVTGEVIKEVEELTIAPAKHFVTKEENRAGMLQRIQMELTDRLAELDKEGKVLESARLSSRTRYDMEMLRETGMCNGIENYSRIIEDRAPGTRPFTLIDYFGDDWLLMIDESHVSIPQVGGMAEGDKSRKTTLVQYGFRLPCALDNRPMNFAEFEYMYPKQVLFVSATPGDYELKKTNGVVTEQINRPTGLLDPKIELFPIQGQMDVLLYRIEEVVKNGDRVLVTTLTKKMAQDLTEFFIEAGVRAKYLHSDIKTLERHELIRGLRSGEYDVLVGINLLREGLDLPEVSMVAILDADKEGFLRNYRSLIQTMGRASRNVNGTVLLFADNMTESLQKAIDETNRRRGLQEEFNKEHGITPKSVTRKIEEDLRIIDPLGDIGDDTTDSEDDWEDKPGIRPMEPLQPSRFRKSSTKKAAAPGAHSGAPSKASESKLADLERQMKEAAARLDFEEAARIRDIIRSLDA
- a CDS encoding FISUMP domain-containing protein; the protein is MATSAFWGCGSDSNDEDDSFVNVGGQLWSKENLNIPIEGSFCYDSLSTNCEKYGRLYTWTMAMNIDESYATTELGKIKLPHQGICPAGSHLPSLSEWQQLDDYLNKHPSEKELFLNQIGGFYRPNSGFSNENIELLMWTSTEYDYSDRPYADKYNFAWLVVHRKNLTTTQDNPVKQVSASVRCIKNK
- a CDS encoding type II secretion system protein J, with amino-acid sequence MSFNSREGFTLIELMVYIALLGGIVLIAGRAFSDSTKMRVRTQSMLQASQTVGNVGTILKDDIAQLGAKSSKEAGGGTMDVFSTDHIHDVYMDPDATEDADKDSSSFTIVKNDDGDGRDKITMRRLRYSDAGVYQAVEEVTWFLEDRVLKRSCKSTSALVEDAECPSENASVVTIAEHVDKFSLTPAKPTTEVASVSVLPSSSESDKNFKLVSRFGDENFEPVTITPEEGGTSIKLSGFSMNYNFTTSEPISNPDMIKANQVFVSSLGSSLCSWGAQCIQVTLSPYIEYEISFSMPYTATDDPSRMFCPGRDHMAVGFRYAENGNKLDGLSDFQFYPPTVGDERDTGLRKMRFTTNTTYENVCLGFTFVSFSPVASSGNITISNVRLRKVPSSNYTFTDEAIATADKKNVKAIKLELSINKNGEAGAETAIISIPSNGPRD